The following coding sequences are from one Rhineura floridana isolate rRhiFlo1 chromosome 2, rRhiFlo1.hap2, whole genome shotgun sequence window:
- the LOC133376934 gene encoding ras-related and estrogen-regulated growth inhibitor-like isoform X2, whose amino-acid sequence MRLLALTVRFITKRFIGDYDPTLEMIYRHTAVIDGEMVHFEILDTAGQEEDSLHIEEKIKWGDGFAVVYSVTDRCSFDEVMRLCFLINHIHSSPKRSSASGEPPVVIVGNKKDLQFDRMVSLEDGENLSKALKHPFYEISTRDSYEETVMVFNTLYNELMKQGHFSPGSFKRRAASKLMEKIPKIHANSTLTSGGRSLSFNSFRDYIPE is encoded by the exons CTTTGACAGTGAGATTCATCACCAAGCGATTTATTGGTGATTATGACCCTACTCTAG AAATGATTTATAGGCACACAGCTGTCATCGATGGAGAGATGGTGCATTTTGAAATTCTTGATACAGCAGGACAG GAGGAGGACTCTCTACATATTGAAGAGAAGATTAAGTGGGGAGATGGCTTTGCTGTGGTTTACTCTGTCACTGACAGGTGTAGCTTCGACGAGGTCATGAGGCTCTGTTTCCTCATTAACCACATCCATTCCAGCCCAAAGCGGAGCAGTGCAAGTGGAGAGCCACCAGTTGTGATTGTTGGAAACAAGAAGGACCTGCAGTTTGACCGAATGGTGTCCCTTGAGGATGGGGAGAACCTCTCCAAGGCCCTGAAGCATCCTTTCTATGAGATCTCTACCAGGGACAGCTACGAGGAGACTGTGATGGTTTTCAACACCTTGTACAATGAGCTGATGAAGCAAGGGCATTTTTCCCCAGGATCGTTCAAGAGGCGAGCAGCATCTAAATTAATGGAGAAAATCCCAAAGATTCATGCCAACTCAACTCTGACCTCAGGTGGCAGGAGCCTGAGCTTCAACTCCTTCAGGGACTACATCCCAGAGTGA